In one Magnetospirillum sp. genomic region, the following are encoded:
- a CDS encoding AtpZ/AtpI family protein, whose translation MADSDDRNRELEAFTAKVAAVQQRREKSATRSAAAAGAKTGQLGLGFRISVELLATLAVGTGMGYVLDRWLSTSPWLTLAFFMLGAAAGMRNVIRVATAAQKKVADDQAAKPGPPA comes from the coding sequence ATGGCCGATTCCGACGACCGGAACCGCGAGCTTGAAGCCTTCACGGCCAAGGTTGCGGCCGTGCAGCAACGCCGGGAGAAATCGGCAACGCGTTCGGCCGCCGCTGCAGGTGCCAAGACCGGTCAGTTGGGTCTTGGCTTTCGCATCTCGGTCGAATTGCTGGCGACCTTGGCGGTCGGCACCGGGATGGGCTATGTGCTCGACCGGTGGCTTTCGACAAGTCCCTGGCTGACGCTCGCGTTTTTCATGCTGGGGGCTGCTGCCGGCATGCGCAACGTGATCCGGGTGGCAACCGCCGCCCAGAAAAAAGTTGCGGACGACCAGGCCGCAAAGCCCGGACCACCCGCCTGA
- a CDS encoding methyl-accepting chemotaxis protein, with translation MGLKLKLATLANILGFLVIVGFAATVLTSDTALRKLKVGGPVYERVVLGKDLVADILPPPAYVLEAYLEATLAMQPGSDVPAHKQALAKLKQDYDTRQAFWRNPSTDIDADVRRKLTVEAHQPGVEFWKIVDEQLIPALEARDAPRAQTAYSGLQAAYARHRAGIDAAVAATEKMNEATEAYADAQEGTFVLVLWLVSGFVMLVAIVGVGGVIFGMIRPIRTMTGSMRALADGDTTLEIPARERADEIGEMAKAVQIFKDNAIENERLKAQQGVARAEAEATKKAAMRGMAETVERETTAAVETISRNTRAADSAADGMTRLAQEVSNDSQAVAAASEQALVNVQTVSSAAEELTASIGEISAQIARASSVTKQAVASGDNARATIQSLSDAVAKISEVTKLIGQIAGQTNLLALNATIEAARAGDAGKGFAVVASEVKNLANQTGRSTEDIDRQVGEIQAATQAAVAAVTEIGERIREVDEVAGAIAAAMEEQGAATQEIARNVVQTAEASREVAAKIGRVSAQAGSVESSAADVRSAVASVTEEIASLRDTLVRVVRTSTVEADRRAYPRYAIKADIELTDAAGKRHDAKLTDASEQGACVITTLKLSEGGKGTLRFDGLPSVQRFVVRWAEPERLHLEFETTDTAYLEWFGRRKAGLKVL, from the coding sequence ATGGGCTTGAAACTCAAGTTGGCGACGCTGGCGAACATTCTCGGTTTCCTCGTCATCGTCGGTTTTGCCGCAACCGTACTGACGAGCGACACGGCCTTGCGCAAACTCAAGGTCGGCGGTCCGGTTTACGAGCGCGTCGTGCTCGGCAAAGACCTCGTCGCCGACATCCTGCCCCCTCCCGCCTATGTGCTGGAAGCCTATCTCGAAGCGACTCTTGCGATGCAGCCAGGCAGCGACGTGCCCGCGCACAAGCAAGCGCTCGCCAAGCTCAAGCAGGACTACGACACGCGTCAAGCTTTCTGGCGCAACCCTTCGACCGACATCGACGCCGACGTGCGCCGCAAACTGACGGTCGAGGCGCACCAGCCGGGCGTAGAATTCTGGAAGATCGTCGACGAGCAGCTGATTCCGGCACTCGAAGCACGCGATGCACCGCGCGCACAGACGGCCTATAGCGGCCTGCAGGCCGCCTATGCGCGCCATCGCGCGGGCATCGACGCGGCCGTCGCTGCGACCGAAAAAATGAACGAAGCGACTGAAGCCTACGCCGACGCCCAGGAAGGCACCTTCGTGCTGGTATTGTGGCTGGTCTCGGGGTTCGTGATGCTGGTCGCGATCGTCGGCGTGGGCGGCGTCATTTTCGGCATGATCCGCCCGATCCGCACCATGACCGGATCCATGCGCGCCCTTGCGGACGGCGACACCACGCTCGAAATTCCGGCTCGCGAACGCGCCGACGAAATCGGCGAGATGGCCAAGGCCGTCCAAATCTTTAAAGACAACGCGATCGAAAACGAACGCCTCAAGGCCCAGCAGGGCGTCGCGCGCGCGGAAGCGGAAGCCACCAAGAAAGCCGCAATGCGCGGCATGGCCGAAACGGTCGAGCGCGAAACGACGGCGGCCGTCGAAACGATCTCGCGCAACACGCGCGCAGCCGACTCTGCCGCCGACGGCATGACGCGGCTTGCCCAAGAAGTGTCGAACGATTCGCAGGCCGTTGCCGCGGCTTCCGAACAAGCGCTCGTCAACGTGCAGACCGTGTCGTCGGCGGCCGAAGAGCTCACCGCCTCGATCGGCGAGATCTCGGCGCAGATCGCGCGCGCCTCAAGCGTAACCAAACAGGCCGTCGCCAGCGGCGACAATGCGCGCGCGACGATCCAGTCGCTTTCCGATGCCGTCGCCAAAATCTCGGAAGTGACGAAGCTCATCGGCCAGATCGCGGGCCAGACCAATCTCCTGGCCCTCAACGCCACGATCGAAGCCGCCCGTGCGGGCGACGCGGGCAAGGGCTTTGCCGTCGTGGCCTCGGAGGTCAAAAACCTCGCCAACCAAACCGGACGCTCGACCGAAGACATCGACCGCCAAGTCGGCGAAATCCAGGCCGCAACCCAAGCGGCCGTTGCCGCCGTTACGGAGATCGGCGAGCGCATCCGCGAGGTCGACGAAGTCGCAGGTGCCATCGCCGCCGCGATGGAAGAGCAGGGGGCGGCCACGCAGGAGATTGCGCGCAATGTCGTGCAGACGGCCGAAGCCTCGCGCGAAGTCGCCGCCAAAATCGGCCGCGTCAGCGCCCAGGCTGGGTCGGTCGAATCGAGTGCCGCCGACGTGCGCTCCGCCGTCGCCTCGGTCACCGAAGAGATCGCAAGCCTGCGCGACACGCTCGTGCGCGTGGTGCGCACCTCGACTGTCGAAGCCGACCGACGCGCCTACCCGCGCTATGCGATCAAGGCCGATATCGAACTTACGGACGCTGCCGGCAAACGGCACGACGCGAAGCTTACAGATGCGTCCGAGCAAGGGGCCTGCGTCATCACGACGCTCAAGCTGTCCGAGGGCGGCAAAGGCACGTTGCGTTTCGACGGACTGCCGTCGGTGCAACGGTTTGTCGTGCGCTGGGCCGAACCCGAGCGCCTGCATCTTGAATTCGAGACGACCGATACCGCCTATCTCGAATGGTTTGGCCGACGCAAAGCCGGGCTCAAAGTGCTTTAA
- a CDS encoding AAA family ATPase, with amino-acid sequence MQFVKLRLSGFKSFVEPTEFAIEPGLTGIVGPNGCGKSNLVEALRWVMGENRVKALRGGEMDDVIFAGTSSRPARNVAEVALLVENPLHKAPAAYNDMADFDVVRRIEREKGSAYRIGGREVRARDVQLFFQDVGSGAHSPSLVSQGRIGAIIQAKPTERRQILEEAAGITGLHSRRHEAELKLKAAEQNLARLDDVLTTLGVQLEGLKKQARQAARYRNMSDLVRRAEAILFHLRWQQQIADTQAAAEKLAAAEALVIDITTRAAAASTVLAEAQATLPDLRQHEQEAAAALTRLEVAGEQLADEERRTLAQIAQLDVLLEQLTRDKQREENLLADTQNARTRLETELGELAEADTRADGEAAALGDEIASQRDTVETRDAALARATEAVAKAESERAALQREIGDAQARLARIGERLAAQEADKAKLEAQLAGSDEKRAAFDARLAEAEAQLAAAMSAAEDAEGARRAAQEEEFAAREALREADQTFSKLDGERQGIARAVGAITKNAGPFAPVMDALKVAPGFETALGTGLGDDLSAGLDAAAPRQWRVLDIAGNPPPLPVGAVALASYVEAPAALARRLSQIGVVANEAEGAALAAQLAQGQRLVTKEGALWRWDGFVQAAGAPSQAAELLTMRNRLAALEDECTRAREIADGARTRYGAAQAAAKTAETADQQARQQTRSAGNAIEAARGDIARLTRETEAESTKLGLLGAEIARILADRQELDARRAGAQERFDAIPDPAQARAQLAEDRQALSQARQLLAERETASQRLARERENRARRRLSIGNEQQAWESRADSAQRQIATLVERHELAESERLDLAERPAKIAADRASLADKTQEMAQLRRNAADQLAAAETAVRDAERALKAVEASLVEAREDRVRGQAHSEQQTQAQEQLALTIRERLDCAPEETLAAGMVEADEDLPAIGDIERRLERLVKERDNMGPVNLRAEQEAEEVEAQITGMTNEKDDLVQAIGKLRQGIGSLNKEARERLREAFTKVDGHFQDLFQRLFGGGRAHLTLSPVMGADGQVNDDPLEAGLDVMASPPGKKLQSLTLLSGGEQAMTALALLFAVFLTNPAPICVMDEVDAPLDDANVDRFCKLLDEIGRSSGVRFIVVTHHRLTMSKMDRLFGVTMAERGISTLVSVDLRSAERLRATA; translated from the coding sequence ATGCAGTTCGTCAAGCTTCGCCTGTCCGGCTTCAAATCGTTCGTCGAACCGACCGAGTTCGCGATCGAACCGGGGCTGACCGGCATTGTCGGCCCCAATGGCTGCGGCAAGTCGAACCTCGTCGAAGCGCTGCGCTGGGTGATGGGCGAAAACCGCGTAAAGGCTTTGCGCGGCGGCGAAATGGACGACGTGATCTTCGCAGGCACGTCGAGCCGGCCCGCGCGCAACGTCGCCGAAGTGGCGCTGCTCGTCGAAAACCCGCTTCACAAAGCGCCCGCCGCCTACAACGACATGGCGGATTTCGACGTCGTGCGCCGCATCGAGCGCGAAAAGGGTTCGGCCTATCGCATCGGTGGGCGCGAAGTGCGCGCGCGCGACGTGCAGCTATTCTTCCAGGACGTCGGCTCGGGCGCGCATTCGCCGTCGTTGGTGAGCCAAGGACGCATCGGCGCCATCATCCAGGCCAAGCCCACCGAACGCCGCCAGATCCTCGAGGAGGCGGCCGGCATCACGGGTCTGCATTCGCGCCGCCACGAGGCCGAGCTAAAACTCAAAGCAGCCGAGCAGAATTTGGCCCGTCTCGACGACGTGCTGACGACGCTCGGCGTGCAGCTCGAAGGCCTCAAGAAGCAGGCGCGCCAAGCGGCCCGCTATCGCAACATGAGCGACCTCGTGCGCCGCGCCGAGGCGATCCTGTTCCATCTGCGTTGGCAGCAGCAGATCGCCGACACGCAAGCTGCGGCCGAAAAGCTCGCTGCTGCCGAAGCTTTGGTGATCGACATTACGACGCGCGCGGCCGCCGCATCGACGGTGCTGGCCGAAGCGCAGGCAACCTTGCCCGACTTGCGCCAGCACGAGCAGGAAGCCGCCGCCGCTCTCACGCGCCTCGAAGTGGCGGGCGAACAGCTCGCCGACGAAGAGCGCCGCACGCTCGCACAGATCGCCCAGCTCGACGTGCTGCTCGAACAGCTTACGCGCGACAAGCAGCGCGAAGAAAACCTGCTCGCCGACACGCAGAATGCGCGCACGCGCCTCGAAACCGAGCTTGGCGAATTGGCCGAGGCCGACACCCGCGCCGACGGCGAAGCAGCTGCACTCGGCGACGAAATCGCCAGCCAACGCGACACGGTCGAAACGCGCGACGCAGCCCTTGCGCGCGCGACCGAAGCCGTCGCCAAGGCCGAAAGCGAGCGGGCTGCTCTGCAGCGCGAAATCGGCGATGCGCAAGCGCGCTTGGCGCGCATTGGCGAGCGTTTGGCGGCCCAAGAAGCCGACAAAGCCAAGCTTGAAGCGCAGCTTGCCGGGTCCGATGAAAAGCGCGCCGCCTTCGATGCGCGCTTGGCCGAGGCCGAAGCGCAATTGGCAGCCGCCATGTCGGCTGCCGAAGACGCCGAAGGTGCGCGTCGTGCGGCCCAAGAAGAGGAATTCGCCGCGCGCGAAGCACTGCGCGAGGCCGACCAGACCTTCTCGAAGCTCGACGGCGAGCGCCAGGGCATTGCGCGCGCGGTCGGGGCAATCACCAAGAATGCCGGGCCGTTTGCACCGGTGATGGACGCGCTCAAAGTCGCCCCCGGTTTCGAAACCGCCCTCGGTACGGGCCTGGGCGACGACCTGTCGGCCGGTCTCGATGCGGCGGCGCCGCGCCAATGGCGGGTGCTCGACATCGCGGGCAATCCGCCGCCGCTGCCCGTCGGGGCGGTTGCGCTTGCGTCTTACGTCGAAGCGCCCGCCGCTTTGGCGCGCCGCTTGTCGCAGATCGGCGTTGTGGCAAACGAAGCCGAAGGTGCGGCCCTGGCCGCACAACTCGCGCAAGGCCAGCGCCTCGTCACCAAAGAGGGTGCCCTCTGGCGCTGGGACGGTTTCGTGCAGGCAGCAGGGGCCCCTTCGCAGGCCGCAGAATTGCTGACGATGCGCAATCGTCTTGCGGCCCTCGAAGATGAGTGCACGCGCGCACGCGAAATCGCCGATGGTGCCCGCACGCGTTACGGTGCGGCCCAAGCGGCTGCCAAGACGGCAGAGACCGCCGACCAGCAAGCGCGCCAGCAGACGCGTAGTGCGGGCAATGCGATCGAAGCCGCGCGCGGCGACATCGCACGCCTCACGCGCGAAACCGAAGCCGAGTCGACCAAGCTTGGTCTGCTCGGCGCCGAAATCGCGCGCATCCTCGCCGACCGCCAGGAACTCGATGCGCGCCGGGCCGGTGCGCAAGAGCGCTTCGATGCGATCCCCGATCCCGCCCAAGCGCGTGCCCAGCTTGCCGAAGACCGCCAGGCTTTGAGCCAGGCGCGCCAGCTTTTGGCCGAGCGCGAAACGGCATCACAGCGCCTCGCACGCGAGCGCGAAAACCGCGCGCGCCGCCGCTTGAGCATCGGCAACGAGCAGCAGGCGTGGGAAAGCCGTGCCGACTCGGCCCAGCGCCAGATCGCGACCTTGGTCGAGCGCCACGAACTGGCCGAAAGCGAGCGTCTCGACCTTGCCGAGCGGCCCGCCAAGATCGCCGCCGACCGTGCGAGCCTGGCCGACAAGACGCAGGAAATGGCGCAGCTGCGCCGCAACGCCGCCGACCAGCTCGCCGCCGCCGAGACGGCCGTGCGCGATGCCGAACGCGCGCTCAAAGCCGTCGAAGCATCCCTCGTCGAAGCGCGCGAAGACCGCGTGCGTGGCCAAGCCCACAGCGAGCAGCAGACGCAAGCCCAAGAGCAGCTCGCACTAACGATCCGCGAGCGGCTCGATTGCGCGCCCGAAGAAACGCTTGCCGCCGGCATGGTCGAAGCCGATGAAGATCTGCCCGCGATCGGCGACATCGAACGTCGCCTCGAGCGGCTCGTCAAAGAGCGCGACAATATGGGCCCCGTCAATCTGCGCGCCGAGCAGGAAGCCGAAGAGGTCGAAGCGCAGATCACCGGCATGACCAACGAAAAGGACGACCTGGTGCAGGCGATCGGCAAACTGCGCCAGGGCATCGGCAGCCTCAACAAGGAAGCGCGCGAGCGCCTGCGCGAAGCCTTCACGAAGGTCGATGGCCATTTCCAGGATCTGTTCCAGCGCCTGTTCGGCGGCGGTCGCGCGCACCTGACCTTGAGCCCCGTGATGGGGGCCGACGGCCAGGTCAACGACGACCCGCTCGAAGCCGGGCTCGACGTGATGGCCTCCCCGCCGGGCAAAAAGCTGCAGTCGCTCACGCTGCTGTCGGGTGGCGAACAGGCGATGACGGCTTTGGCGCTGCTGTTCGCGGTGTTCCTCACGAACCCCGCCCCGATTTGCGTGATGGACGAAGTCGACGCCCCGCTCGACGACGCCAACGTCGATCGCTTCTGCAAGCTCCTCGACGAAATCGGCCGTTCGAGCGGCGTGCGCTTCATCGTCGTAACCCACCACCGCTTGACCATGTCGAAAATGGACAGGCTGTTCGGCGTGACGATGGCCGAGCGCGGCATCTCGACCCTCGTCTCGGTCGATCTTCGCAGTGCGGAAAGGCTGCGGGCGACCGCCTGA
- the gcvPB gene encoding aminomethyl-transferring glycine dehydrogenase subunit GcvPB, with protein MLEEKLIFEQGVPGRIGVDVPAAPAAKSRLGAFKRKAPIGLPCLSEPQVVRHFTRLSQKNYGIDSGLFALGSCTMKHNPRLNEKMARLPGFADIHPLQPVQTVQGALELIDELAHWLKTLTGMPAVAMSPAAGAHGELCGMVAIWSAIQAKGEGATRTRVLVPESAHGTNPATAALLGFTVDPIPADARGRVDLAAFEKKLGPDVAAIMLTNPNTCGLFENDIRKIADLIHAAGGYFYCDGANYNAIAGRVRPADLGVDAMHINLHKTFSTPHGGGGPGSGPVVLSALLAPYAPLPYVVHGANGFALVETATGAAKPFGRLKAFNGQMGMFVRALAYMLSHGADGIRQASTDAVLNANYILARLRDVMSPAFDGGPCMHEALFDDTFLKDTGISTLDFAKAMIDEGYHPMTMYFPLVVHGAMLVEPTESESKESLDAFIDTLRYLAVEARKPGAAAWFQAAPRLTPRRRLDETRAARAPVLRWKPPVKTAQAAE; from the coding sequence ATGCTCGAAGAGAAGCTGATTTTCGAACAGGGTGTGCCGGGGCGCATCGGCGTCGACGTGCCGGCGGCACCCGCTGCCAAATCGCGCCTGGGCGCTTTCAAGCGCAAAGCGCCGATCGGCTTGCCGTGCCTGTCCGAGCCGCAGGTCGTGCGCCATTTCACACGCCTGTCGCAGAAGAACTACGGCATCGACAGTGGCCTGTTCGCGCTGGGCTCGTGCACGATGAAGCACAATCCGCGCCTCAACGAAAAGATGGCGCGGCTGCCGGGTTTTGCCGACATCCATCCGCTGCAACCTGTGCAGACCGTGCAGGGTGCGCTCGAACTCATCGACGAGCTTGCACACTGGCTCAAGACGCTGACCGGCATGCCGGCCGTGGCGATGAGCCCGGCGGCAGGTGCGCATGGCGAGCTTTGCGGCATGGTCGCGATCTGGTCGGCGATCCAGGCGAAGGGCGAAGGCGCCACGCGCACGCGTGTCCTCGTCCCTGAGTCCGCGCACGGCACCAATCCTGCGACCGCGGCCCTGCTCGGCTTCACGGTCGATCCGATTCCGGCCGATGCGCGCGGGCGCGTCGATCTCGCCGCGTTCGAAAAGAAGCTCGGGCCCGACGTGGCCGCGATCATGCTGACGAACCCCAACACCTGCGGCCTGTTCGAAAACGACATCCGCAAGATCGCCGATCTCATCCATGCGGCGGGCGGCTATTTCTACTGCGACGGTGCCAACTACAACGCCATCGCCGGCCGCGTGCGCCCGGCCGATCTCGGCGTCGACGCGATGCACATCAATCTGCACAAGACCTTTTCGACCCCGCATGGCGGCGGCGGCCCGGGCTCGGGGCCGGTGGTGCTCTCGGCCCTGCTCGCACCCTATGCGCCGCTGCCCTACGTGGTGCACGGGGCGAACGGTTTCGCGCTCGTCGAAACTGCGACGGGTGCAGCCAAGCCCTTCGGCCGCCTAAAGGCCTTCAACGGCCAGATGGGTATGTTCGTGCGCGCCCTTGCCTACATGTTGAGCCATGGGGCCGACGGCATTCGCCAAGCCTCGACCGACGCGGTGCTGAATGCCAACTACATCCTGGCACGCCTGCGCGATGTGATGAGCCCGGCCTTCGACGGCGGCCCGTGCATGCACGAAGCCCTGTTCGACGACACGTTCCTCAAAGACACCGGCATTTCGACGCTCGATTTCGCCAAGGCGATGATCGACGAGGGCTACCATCCGATGACGATGTATTTCCCGCTCGTCGTGCACGGGGCCATGCTGGTGGAGCCGACGGAGTCCGAGAGCAAGGAATCGCTCGATGCGTTCATCGACACGCTGCGCTACCTTGCGGTCGAAGCGCGCAAGCCCGGTGCCGCCGCCTGGTTCCAGGCGGCCCCGCGCTTGACGCCGCGCCGGCGCCTCGACGAGACGCGGGCGGCGCGTGCCCCTGTGCTGCGTTGGAAACCGCCCGTCAAAACGGCCCAGGCTGCGGAGTAG
- a CDS encoding ATP synthase subunit C family protein, which translates to MEPAAAKLIGMGLAAIGMIGAGIGVGSVWASLIAAVARNPAAKDNVQVFAYIGFAVTEFIALLAFVIAILIFVS; encoded by the coding sequence ATGGAACCAGCAGCAGCAAAACTCATCGGCATGGGCCTGGCCGCGATCGGCATGATCGGTGCGGGCATCGGCGTGGGCTCGGTGTGGGCCAGCCTGATCGCCGCGGTCGCCCGTAACCCGGCCGCCAAGGACAATGTGCAGGTGTTCGCCTATATCGGCTTCGCCGTGACGGAATTCATCGCACTGCTCGCCTTCGTCATCGCGATCCTGATCTTCGTCTCCTAA
- the gcvPA gene encoding aminomethyl-transferring glycine dehydrogenase subunit GcvPA — protein MRYLPHTAEDRQAMLATIGFANDEALFVDVPAHARLSGPVAGLSLTKSEIEVERHLQALAAKNRPAGSMASFLGCGAYRHHVPASVDYIIQRGEFLTSYTPYQPEIAQGTLQYLFEFQTQVALLTGMEVANASMYDAATSCVEAVMMANRITRRGKAILSGALHPHYRETVETHGRFSGFAVEALAPSPDGLKGLAERIDAKTSCVVVQYPNVFGRLEDFSALAAACQKAGALLVCAVPEILSMGAVTPPGDMGADIVVAEGQSIGNPLNFGGPYVGLFAAKEKYVRQMPGRLCGETVDADGKRGWVLTLSTREQHIRREKATSNICTNSGLCALAFTVHLSLLGEQGMAQLAALNHAHASLLADKLGAIKGVELLNDAFFNEFALRLPRDAASVVDALVAKGVLGGVPGGRLWPGNADMANLLIVAATETNTQAEMDLFASALAAELGGVL, from the coding sequence ATGCGCTATCTGCCGCATACTGCCGAAGACCGCCAAGCGATGCTGGCGACGATCGGTTTTGCCAACGACGAGGCGCTGTTCGTCGATGTGCCGGCCCATGCGCGGCTCTCCGGACCCGTCGCGGGCTTGAGCCTCACCAAAAGCGAGATCGAGGTCGAGCGCCATCTTCAGGCCCTCGCCGCCAAGAATCGCCCGGCGGGTTCGATGGCGAGTTTCCTTGGCTGCGGTGCTTATCGCCATCACGTGCCGGCCTCGGTCGACTACATCATCCAACGCGGCGAGTTCCTGACGAGCTACACGCCCTACCAGCCCGAGATCGCGCAAGGCACGTTGCAGTATCTGTTCGAGTTCCAGACCCAGGTCGCTTTGCTGACGGGCATGGAAGTCGCCAACGCGTCGATGTACGACGCGGCCACTTCTTGCGTCGAAGCCGTGATGATGGCCAACCGCATTACGCGGCGCGGCAAGGCGATCCTGTCGGGTGCGCTGCATCCGCATTATCGCGAAACGGTCGAAACGCACGGCCGCTTCTCAGGCTTCGCGGTCGAGGCGTTGGCGCCGTCGCCCGACGGGCTCAAGGGCTTGGCAGAACGCATCGACGCCAAAACATCGTGCGTCGTCGTGCAGTATCCCAACGTGTTCGGCCGGCTCGAGGATTTTTCGGCCCTTGCTGCCGCCTGCCAGAAAGCGGGCGCGCTGCTCGTGTGTGCCGTGCCCGAAATCCTGTCGATGGGCGCCGTAACGCCGCCCGGCGACATGGGGGCCGACATCGTCGTGGCCGAGGGCCAGTCGATTGGCAACCCGCTCAATTTCGGCGGCCCTTACGTAGGGCTGTTTGCGGCCAAGGAAAAATACGTACGCCAGATGCCGGGCCGTCTGTGCGGCGAAACGGTCGATGCCGACGGCAAGCGCGGCTGGGTGCTGACCCTCTCCACGCGCGAGCAGCATATCCGCCGCGAAAAGGCGACGTCGAACATCTGCACCAATTCGGGCCTGTGCGCGCTCGCCTTCACGGTGCATCTGTCGCTGCTGGGCGAGCAGGGGATGGCGCAACTGGCCGCCCTCAACCACGCACATGCAAGCCTGCTTGCCGACAAGCTCGGTGCGATCAAGGGCGTCGAGCTTTTGAACGACGCTTTCTTCAACGAGTTTGCGCTGCGCCTGCCGCGCGATGCGGCAAGCGTGGTCGATGCGCTCGTGGCCAAAGGCGTGCTTGGCGGCGTGCCCGGCGGCCGCCTGTGGCCGGGCAATGCCGACATGGCCAATCTGCTGATCGTCGCCGCGACCGAAACCAACACGCAAGCCGAGATGGACCTGTTCGCGTCCGCTCTTGCCGCCGAACTTGGGGGGGTGCTGTAA
- a CDS encoding F0F1 ATP synthase subunit B', whose protein sequence is MPQFDPTWFASQIFWLVVVFAVFYRVLSRNVLPKLGAAIEGREKQIEGDLNRAAALKGDSDAMIAAYEKALAESRAKAQAVRLETEAALAKQAAAKSAELNAALSVKIKAAETTIAASRATALSNVEALAAEIAVDVARKIGGLAVSEADAKAAAAAARA, encoded by the coding sequence ATGCCGCAATTCGATCCAACCTGGTTCGCCAGCCAGATTTTCTGGCTGGTCGTCGTGTTCGCGGTGTTCTACCGCGTGCTGTCGCGCAACGTGCTGCCGAAGCTCGGGGCCGCGATCGAAGGCCGCGAGAAGCAGATCGAGGGCGACCTCAACCGGGCAGCCGCCCTCAAGGGCGACAGCGACGCGATGATCGCAGCCTATGAAAAAGCGCTTGCCGAAAGCCGCGCCAAGGCCCAGGCCGTGCGCCTCGAAACCGAAGCGGCACTCGCCAAGCAAGCCGCCGCCAAATCGGCCGAGCTCAACGCGGCCTTGAGCGTCAAGATCAAGGCGGCCGAAACCACGATCGCCGCATCGCGCGCGACGGCACTTTCGAACGTCGAAGCGCTCGCCGCCGAAATCGCCGTCGATGTTGCCCGCAAGATCGGCGGCCTCGCCGTGAGCGAAGCCGACGCCAAAGCCGCCGCCGCCGCCGCGCGCGCCTAA
- a CDS encoding F0F1 ATP synthase subunit A encodes MSSPLDQFQIKPLVQLEVAGLNLAYTNSALWMTLAAGAAALFLLASANGARLVPGRLQSMGELMYEFIAGMVRENVGDEGKKYFPFFFTLFCFVLFGNLAGMIPGSFTFTSHIVVTFTMALLIFLVITGIGFARHGTHFFHLFFPSGAPLATAPILIPIEVISYMARPISLSVRLFANMTVGHIIMKIFAGFVISLGAYFVIPGVVPFSVLVGISALEFFVAALQAYIFTILSCIYLNDAIHLH; translated from the coding sequence GTGTCCAGCCCCCTTGACCAGTTCCAGATCAAGCCGCTCGTGCAGCTCGAAGTGGCAGGCCTCAATCTTGCCTACACGAACTCCGCCTTGTGGATGACGCTGGCCGCCGGTGCGGCCGCCCTGTTCCTGCTGGCCTCGGCCAACGGCGCGCGTTTGGTGCCGGGCCGCCTGCAGTCGATGGGCGAGCTCATGTACGAATTCATCGCGGGCATGGTGCGCGAGAATGTCGGCGACGAAGGCAAGAAGTACTTCCCGTTTTTCTTCACGCTGTTCTGTTTCGTGCTGTTCGGCAACTTGGCCGGCATGATCCCAGGCTCGTTCACCTTCACGAGCCACATCGTCGTGACCTTCACGATGGCGCTGCTCATCTTCCTGGTCATCACCGGCATCGGCTTCGCGCGCCACGGCACGCATTTCTTCCACCTGTTCTTCCCGTCGGGCGCACCGCTTGCGACCGCCCCCATCCTGATCCCGATCGAAGTGATCTCGTACATGGCGCGGCCGATCTCGCTGTCGGTGCGTCTGTTCGCCAACATGACGGTCGGCCACATCATCATGAAGATCTTCGCGGGCTTCGTGATCAGCCTCGGCGCCTATTTCGTGATCCCGGGCGTGGTGCCCTTCTCGGTTCTGGTCGGCATCTCCGCCCTCGAGTTTTTCGTGGCGGCGCTGCAGGCCTACATCTTCACGATCCTGTCGTGCATCTATCTGAACGACGCGATCCACCTGCACTGA
- a CDS encoding F0F1 ATP synthase subunit B → MAILQSEYLWITLAILTLFYLAWGPAKSVVIGGLDARAERIRKDLDEAANLRAQAEKLLAEYQAKHRDAMAQADAIVTAAKEEAARLAAKAEADLATSLKRRETLALERIAQAEAQATSDVRSAAVDLAIAATSKLLEKNLDAGRQDAIAGQAIQALPARLN, encoded by the coding sequence ATGGCCATTCTGCAAAGCGAATATCTCTGGATCACGCTGGCGATCCTCACCTTGTTCTATCTCGCCTGGGGCCCGGCCAAGTCGGTCGTGATCGGCGGGCTCGATGCGCGCGCCGAGCGCATCCGCAAGGATCTCGACGAAGCCGCCAATCTGCGTGCGCAAGCCGAAAAGCTGCTGGCCGAGTACCAGGCCAAGCATCGCGACGCGATGGCCCAGGCCGACGCGATCGTTACAGCTGCCAAGGAAGAAGCTGCGCGCCTCGCCGCCAAAGCCGAGGCTGACCTTGCGACGTCGCTCAAGCGCCGCGAAACGCTCGCCCTCGAGCGCATCGCCCAAGCCGAAGCGCAGGCGACGTCGGACGTGCGCAGTGCGGCGGTCGATCTGGCGATCGCGGCGACGTCCAAACTTCTCGAAAAGAACCTCGATGCTGGCCGCCAAGACGCGATCGCGGGCCAAGCGATCCAAGCCCTGCCCGCGCGCCTGAACTGA